The sequence ACGATGTCTCGTCTCCGGGTTCCACCATCTTCGAGTTCGACGGGATCGACGCGGCGCGGTGGCGCGGTCCCATGGAGGAAGAAGCGCAACTCCACGTGGACGACCACGACCGGGACGGCCACCGGGGCCTCCGCATCTCCACCCACTACTACAACACGACGGACGAAATCGACCGGTGCGTCGACAAGCTGAAGGAACTGGCACGGCGGGAAGGGCGTTAAGCGCGGCTGCCGCACCTTGAATCAGTCGGCCGGCCTGGCCGGTTCAGACCTCGTATCCCAGCTCGTCCAGCGCTTCGCCCAGCAGGTCCATCGGGAGCGCGCCTTCGGCCTTCTTCCACCGCCCCACCGCTTCGGGCCGCACGACGATACGGCTCAGGGAGATGTCGAGATAGGCTTCAAGCCGTCGGAGAGTCTCTTCCTGTTTCAGCACGAAGTCTTCGAACCGGACGGTCACGAGGTGGCCGGGTACCGGCGTCGCCTTCATGAGCCGGTACTGGTACAGCCACGAAATCGCCCGCTGCCGCCTGATGTCCGCCGTGTCGGGATACTCGATGCCGAAATCGCCGAGATCGTCGGTCCGGTGCGAGGCGAGGATGCCGTCCCGCGGGTCCCGGATCCAGTGGATATACCGGATATCGGGATACATGCGGACGATCCACGGATAGATGAGCGTGGTTTCCGGCAGTTTCCAACCGCGGAAAGGAGCCCCGTTTTCCAGCACGTCCGCCAGGTAGGCTTCCACCTTCTCCACGAATTCCGGGTCGATGTCCATTCCCAGCACCTCTGAGAAATCCCAGGAGGTGCCACCGGTCCACCGGACGTACTTCGCGAAGATCCGGCAGGCGTCATACAGGTCGTGCGGGGGTACCTTGTCGCCCGAGGCGTTGATCGTCCGACCCATGTAGACACCGCTGGTGTATAGCGTGTGGGACATGGCCCGCGTGCCGGAGTGTCCCCGGCCAATTATGGTAATGATGGGCATGGTCTGTACTCGGTGGACGGTGACGGCCGTCTGAACAGGATCAGCAGGTTCCTTCAGGAAATCGGCGGGAAAGATCAGACCCGGATCTTCGACAGGGAAATATGCCCGCTGAAGCACTGGTCGATATCGGAGCCGGGTTTCCGGTGCCGTTCGTGATAGATCCCGGTATGCAGGTAACCGTTTTCGGTCGGCGTGAACGCGATGCGGAAGGGACTCGTATCCACCGGAGTGGACTTTACTTCAAGGCGGGTTTCGTCGTGATCCGGGTGGGGGAGGTTGACGTTGTAGAAGACCCCGGTTCCCGGTTCCTCGCTCAGCAGGCGTTCCAGGACCGGCTTCAGGCGTTCCGCGGCCAGCGGCCAGTCGATCTCCCGGCCGTCCGCCGTGTAATGCGACAGCGCCATGGCCTTGCAGCCGTGGATGGTGGCTTCTCTGGCGGCGGCCACCGTGCCGGATTCGTAGACGTCCACCCCGAGATTGCCCCCGTTGTTGATACCGGACAGCAACCAGTCCCCGTCGGTCGCAAGCTGGTTGACCGCCAGGCGCGCACAGTCGGCGGGCGTTCCCCATACCCTGTACCTGCGGCCTCCGAGTTCATCCACGCGAATGGGCTGGTTGTTGGTCAACTGGTGCGCCGCGCCCGACTGTACTTCCGCCGGGGCGACCACGACCACTTCACCCCACTGCGACGCCAGGCCCTCGAGCGTAAGCAGGCCCGGCGCCTCGATTCCGTCGTCGTTGGTGACAATCAGTTTCACAGCGGCCTACTTGCCCTGGGCAGTGGATTTTCCGGACGGTTCGGATGGTCCGCCATGCGGCTCGGACGGGCCGGATGAGTGCGCGCCGCCCGTTTCCCCGTGGTTGCCCCTGCCCTTCAACCGGCGCCAGCAGGGATAGATCAGGCGGACTAAAGGATAAATCGTCAGGACGGCGAGTACGCCGCTGATGCCCTGTATGGCGCGTGCCAGGCGTAGATTGTGCTTTTTTCTCATACACATCTCGTCGATGTGACATTAAAAAGCGACCGGTCCCGGGTACTGACCGATCGC comes from Gemmatimonadota bacterium and encodes:
- the surE gene encoding 5'/3'-nucleotidase SurE, whose protein sequence is MKLIVTNDDGIEAPGLLTLEGLASQWGEVVVVAPAEVQSGAAHQLTNNQPIRVDELGGRRYRVWGTPADCARLAVNQLATDGDWLLSGINNGGNLGVDVYESGTVAAAREATIHGCKAMALSHYTADGREIDWPLAAERLKPVLERLLSEEPGTGVFYNVNLPHPDHDETRLEVKSTPVDTSPFRIAFTPTENGYLHTGIYHERHRKPGSDIDQCFSGHISLSKIRV
- a CDS encoding sulfotransferase, with translation MPIITIIGRGHSGTRAMSHTLYTSGVYMGRTINASGDKVPPHDLYDACRIFAKYVRWTGGTSWDFSEVLGMDIDPEFVEKVEAYLADVLENGAPFRGWKLPETTLIYPWIVRMYPDIRYIHWIRDPRDGILASHRTDDLGDFGIEYPDTADIRRQRAISWLYQYRLMKATPVPGHLVTVRFEDFVLKQEETLRRLEAYLDISLSRIVVRPEAVGRWKKAEGALPMDLLGEALDELGYEV